One region of Wyeomyia smithii strain HCP4-BCI-WySm-NY-G18 chromosome 3, ASM2978416v1, whole genome shotgun sequence genomic DNA includes:
- the LOC129733193 gene encoding nuclear hormone receptor HR78 isoform X2 has translation MEPHHFDIKPNLQEMKLEPGTQQFGNSLDDKTQSLQHLSSLSSMSIELCLVCGDRASGRHYGAISCEGCKGFFKRSIRKQLGYQCRGSMNCEVTKHHRNRCQYCRLQKCLACGMRTVQHERKPIIDKKDGQAGPNPNSKYNPHRNKEYHNEQKASAAAAASYLNIFPGFNLAEFTANLSKRASNPPAASSHLSSSATTVTPSNPFSSLHSIKTQEETRQPTPADSIAALIGLNTTAAAAVAMSGLGPPQQSTALDSPESPTKPPPPSTHSLPMDTVENTSLEKNLICNSLEFIQNLEHELNNNVNNNYGIKAELNNGRDDDQDEDCLNFDYGSLELSDNCISFDIQVPNVLPSYLSAHYVCETASRLLFATVHWMKKNHLFSMLSDSFQSELLRQTWPELFMIGLGQSSGQLSFNTIMLALIQYMKTLILNKKYGSDVINYLTKYVLLIQEFVTELQKLNLTDQEFAYMRLLCVFNPDNILQDNVKNQHLAKIQDMVLTSFRDYYKHKHSRLASSESEENIRGNNDDEDDYYESSHQRQQRQQQRRLSLEQRLMMVLMKLPTLRALNSKRDLEDLFFSNQIGQVQIENVLTYILQTNDGAATFAGFVRNYSANIALGSGGSQMDSDD, from the exons ATGGAGCCACATCATTTCGATATCAAGCCAAATCTACAGGAGATGAAACTGGAACCCGGAACGCAACAGTTCGGCAACAGTCTGGATGACAAAACGCAGAGTCTGCAGCACCTGTCCTCACTAAGCAGCATGAGCATCGAGCTGTGCCTGGTGTGCGGAGATCGCGCCTCTGGTCGGCACTACGGGGCCATTAGTTGTGAAGGTTGCAAGGGCTTCTTCAAACGCTCCATCCGCAAACAACTCGGCTACCAATGTCGGGGGTCAATGAACTGTGAAGTGACAAAACATCATCGCAACAGGTGTCAATACTGTCGGCTACAGAAATGCTTGGCTTGCGGAATGCGAA CTGTCCAACACGAACGCAAACCAATTATCGACAAAAAGGATGGCCAGGCTGGCCCCAACCCGAACAGCAAGTACAATCCTCACCGGAACAAAGAGTATCATAACGAACAAAAGGCGAGCGCTGCGGCTGCGGCCTCCTATCTGAACATATTTCCCGGTTTTAACCTCGCGGAATTCACCGCGAATCTGAGTAAAAGGGCGAGCAATCCTCCGGCAGCATCGTCACACCTTTCGTCTTCCGCAACAACAGTCACTCCATCCAATCCGTTCAGCTCCCTGCACTCTATTAAGACACAGGAAGAAACCCGCCAACCAACACCGGCCGACTCTATTGCAGCTTTGATCGGTCTCAACACGACAGCCGCTGCAGCCGTGGCAATGTCCGGCTTAGGGCCTCCTCAGCAATCAACTGCTCTGGACTCACCGGAATCACCAACAAAACCTCCACCACCGTCCACCCATTCCCTTCCGATGGACACCGTAGAAAACACTTCGTTGGAGAAAAACCTTATATGCAATTCGCTGGAATTCATCCAAAACCTGGAACACGAGCTAAACAACAACGTGAATAACAACTACGGTATCAAGGCAGAATTGAACAACGGAAGAGATGACGACCAGGACGAAGACTGTCTGAACTTCGATTACGGCAGCTTGGAGCTTTCGGATAACTGTATCAGTTTCGACATCCAGGTGCCGAACGTGCTGCCCAGCTATCTGAGTGCCCACTATGTTTGCGAAACGGCATCCCGGCTGCTGTTTGCCACCGTCCACTGGATGAAGAAGAACCATCTGTTTTCGATGCTCAG TGACTCCTTCCAGTCGGAGCTATTGCGTCAAACCTGGCCAGAACTGTTCATGATCGGTCTCGGACAGAGCAGTGGTCAGCTGTCCTTCAACACGATCATGTTGGCCCTTATACAGTACATGAAAACGTTAATCCTAAACAAAAAGTACGGCAGTGACGTTATCAACTACCTAACCAAATATGTCCTGCTAATACAAGAATTCGTCACTGAGCTGCAGAAGTTGAATTTAACGGATCAGGAATTTGCCTACATGCGATTATTGTGTGTATTTAATCCCG ACAACATCCTTCAGGATAACGTAAAGAATCAGCACCTGGCAAAGATTCAGGACATGGTACTTACCAGCTTCCGGGATTACTACAAGCACAAACACAGCCGACTAGCGTCCAGCGAAAGTGAGGAGAATATCCGCGGCAACAACGATGATGAAGACGACTACTACGAGTCCAGTCACCAACGGCAGCAACGACAACAGCAGCGACGACTAAGCCTCGAACAGCGGCTTATGATGGTACTGATGAAGTTACCTACGCTGCGTGCCTTGAACTCCAAACGCGACCTAGAGGATCTCTTCTTCAGCAACCAGATCGGTCAGGTGCAGATCGAAAATGTGCTGACATACATTCTGCAGACCAACGACGGGGCCGCCACTTTTGCGGGCTTCGTGCGGAACTATTCCGCCAACATCGCGCTTGGTTCTGGGGGGTCCCAAATGGATAGCGATGACTGA
- the LOC129733193 gene encoding nuclear hormone receptor HR78 isoform X1: MEPHHFDIKPNLQEMKLEPGTQQFGNSLDDKTQSLQHLSSLSSMSIELCLVCGDRASGRHYGAISCEGCKGFFKRSIRKQLGYQCRGSMNCEVTKHHRNRCQYCRLQKCLACGMRSDSVQHERKPIIDKKDGQAGPNPNSKYNPHRNKEYHNEQKASAAAAASYLNIFPGFNLAEFTANLSKRASNPPAASSHLSSSATTVTPSNPFSSLHSIKTQEETRQPTPADSIAALIGLNTTAAAAVAMSGLGPPQQSTALDSPESPTKPPPPSTHSLPMDTVENTSLEKNLICNSLEFIQNLEHELNNNVNNNYGIKAELNNGRDDDQDEDCLNFDYGSLELSDNCISFDIQVPNVLPSYLSAHYVCETASRLLFATVHWMKKNHLFSMLSDSFQSELLRQTWPELFMIGLGQSSGQLSFNTIMLALIQYMKTLILNKKYGSDVINYLTKYVLLIQEFVTELQKLNLTDQEFAYMRLLCVFNPDNILQDNVKNQHLAKIQDMVLTSFRDYYKHKHSRLASSESEENIRGNNDDEDDYYESSHQRQQRQQQRRLSLEQRLMMVLMKLPTLRALNSKRDLEDLFFSNQIGQVQIENVLTYILQTNDGAATFAGFVRNYSANIALGSGGSQMDSDD; this comes from the exons ATGGAGCCACATCATTTCGATATCAAGCCAAATCTACAGGAGATGAAACTGGAACCCGGAACGCAACAGTTCGGCAACAGTCTGGATGACAAAACGCAGAGTCTGCAGCACCTGTCCTCACTAAGCAGCATGAGCATCGAGCTGTGCCTGGTGTGCGGAGATCGCGCCTCTGGTCGGCACTACGGGGCCATTAGTTGTGAAGGTTGCAAGGGCTTCTTCAAACGCTCCATCCGCAAACAACTCGGCTACCAATGTCGGGGGTCAATGAACTGTGAAGTGACAAAACATCATCGCAACAGGTGTCAATACTGTCGGCTACAGAAATGCTTGGCTTGCGGAATGCGAAGTGATT CTGTCCAACACGAACGCAAACCAATTATCGACAAAAAGGATGGCCAGGCTGGCCCCAACCCGAACAGCAAGTACAATCCTCACCGGAACAAAGAGTATCATAACGAACAAAAGGCGAGCGCTGCGGCTGCGGCCTCCTATCTGAACATATTTCCCGGTTTTAACCTCGCGGAATTCACCGCGAATCTGAGTAAAAGGGCGAGCAATCCTCCGGCAGCATCGTCACACCTTTCGTCTTCCGCAACAACAGTCACTCCATCCAATCCGTTCAGCTCCCTGCACTCTATTAAGACACAGGAAGAAACCCGCCAACCAACACCGGCCGACTCTATTGCAGCTTTGATCGGTCTCAACACGACAGCCGCTGCAGCCGTGGCAATGTCCGGCTTAGGGCCTCCTCAGCAATCAACTGCTCTGGACTCACCGGAATCACCAACAAAACCTCCACCACCGTCCACCCATTCCCTTCCGATGGACACCGTAGAAAACACTTCGTTGGAGAAAAACCTTATATGCAATTCGCTGGAATTCATCCAAAACCTGGAACACGAGCTAAACAACAACGTGAATAACAACTACGGTATCAAGGCAGAATTGAACAACGGAAGAGATGACGACCAGGACGAAGACTGTCTGAACTTCGATTACGGCAGCTTGGAGCTTTCGGATAACTGTATCAGTTTCGACATCCAGGTGCCGAACGTGCTGCCCAGCTATCTGAGTGCCCACTATGTTTGCGAAACGGCATCCCGGCTGCTGTTTGCCACCGTCCACTGGATGAAGAAGAACCATCTGTTTTCGATGCTCAG TGACTCCTTCCAGTCGGAGCTATTGCGTCAAACCTGGCCAGAACTGTTCATGATCGGTCTCGGACAGAGCAGTGGTCAGCTGTCCTTCAACACGATCATGTTGGCCCTTATACAGTACATGAAAACGTTAATCCTAAACAAAAAGTACGGCAGTGACGTTATCAACTACCTAACCAAATATGTCCTGCTAATACAAGAATTCGTCACTGAGCTGCAGAAGTTGAATTTAACGGATCAGGAATTTGCCTACATGCGATTATTGTGTGTATTTAATCCCG ACAACATCCTTCAGGATAACGTAAAGAATCAGCACCTGGCAAAGATTCAGGACATGGTACTTACCAGCTTCCGGGATTACTACAAGCACAAACACAGCCGACTAGCGTCCAGCGAAAGTGAGGAGAATATCCGCGGCAACAACGATGATGAAGACGACTACTACGAGTCCAGTCACCAACGGCAGCAACGACAACAGCAGCGACGACTAAGCCTCGAACAGCGGCTTATGATGGTACTGATGAAGTTACCTACGCTGCGTGCCTTGAACTCCAAACGCGACCTAGAGGATCTCTTCTTCAGCAACCAGATCGGTCAGGTGCAGATCGAAAATGTGCTGACATACATTCTGCAGACCAACGACGGGGCCGCCACTTTTGCGGGCTTCGTGCGGAACTATTCCGCCAACATCGCGCTTGGTTCTGGGGGGTCCCAAATGGATAGCGATGACTGA
- the LOC129733193 gene encoding nuclear hormone receptor HR78 isoform X3: MKLEPGTQQFGNSLDDKTQSLQHLSSLSSMSIELCLVCGDRASGRHYGAISCEGCKGFFKRSIRKQLGYQCRGSMNCEVTKHHRNRCQYCRLQKCLACGMRSDSVQHERKPIIDKKDGQAGPNPNSKYNPHRNKEYHNEQKASAAAAASYLNIFPGFNLAEFTANLSKRASNPPAASSHLSSSATTVTPSNPFSSLHSIKTQEETRQPTPADSIAALIGLNTTAAAAVAMSGLGPPQQSTALDSPESPTKPPPPSTHSLPMDTVENTSLEKNLICNSLEFIQNLEHELNNNVNNNYGIKAELNNGRDDDQDEDCLNFDYGSLELSDNCISFDIQVPNVLPSYLSAHYVCETASRLLFATVHWMKKNHLFSMLSDSFQSELLRQTWPELFMIGLGQSSGQLSFNTIMLALIQYMKTLILNKKYGSDVINYLTKYVLLIQEFVTELQKLNLTDQEFAYMRLLCVFNPDNILQDNVKNQHLAKIQDMVLTSFRDYYKHKHSRLASSESEENIRGNNDDEDDYYESSHQRQQRQQQRRLSLEQRLMMVLMKLPTLRALNSKRDLEDLFFSNQIGQVQIENVLTYILQTNDGAATFAGFVRNYSANIALGSGGSQMDSDD, translated from the exons ATGAAACTGGAACCCGGAACGCAACAGTTCGGCAACAGTCTGGATGACAAAACGCAGAGTCTGCAGCACCTGTCCTCACTAAGCAGCATGAGCATCGAGCTGTGCCTGGTGTGCGGAGATCGCGCCTCTGGTCGGCACTACGGGGCCATTAGTTGTGAAGGTTGCAAGGGCTTCTTCAAACGCTCCATCCGCAAACAACTCGGCTACCAATGTCGGGGGTCAATGAACTGTGAAGTGACAAAACATCATCGCAACAGGTGTCAATACTGTCGGCTACAGAAATGCTTGGCTTGCGGAATGCGAAGTGATT CTGTCCAACACGAACGCAAACCAATTATCGACAAAAAGGATGGCCAGGCTGGCCCCAACCCGAACAGCAAGTACAATCCTCACCGGAACAAAGAGTATCATAACGAACAAAAGGCGAGCGCTGCGGCTGCGGCCTCCTATCTGAACATATTTCCCGGTTTTAACCTCGCGGAATTCACCGCGAATCTGAGTAAAAGGGCGAGCAATCCTCCGGCAGCATCGTCACACCTTTCGTCTTCCGCAACAACAGTCACTCCATCCAATCCGTTCAGCTCCCTGCACTCTATTAAGACACAGGAAGAAACCCGCCAACCAACACCGGCCGACTCTATTGCAGCTTTGATCGGTCTCAACACGACAGCCGCTGCAGCCGTGGCAATGTCCGGCTTAGGGCCTCCTCAGCAATCAACTGCTCTGGACTCACCGGAATCACCAACAAAACCTCCACCACCGTCCACCCATTCCCTTCCGATGGACACCGTAGAAAACACTTCGTTGGAGAAAAACCTTATATGCAATTCGCTGGAATTCATCCAAAACCTGGAACACGAGCTAAACAACAACGTGAATAACAACTACGGTATCAAGGCAGAATTGAACAACGGAAGAGATGACGACCAGGACGAAGACTGTCTGAACTTCGATTACGGCAGCTTGGAGCTTTCGGATAACTGTATCAGTTTCGACATCCAGGTGCCGAACGTGCTGCCCAGCTATCTGAGTGCCCACTATGTTTGCGAAACGGCATCCCGGCTGCTGTTTGCCACCGTCCACTGGATGAAGAAGAACCATCTGTTTTCGATGCTCAG TGACTCCTTCCAGTCGGAGCTATTGCGTCAAACCTGGCCAGAACTGTTCATGATCGGTCTCGGACAGAGCAGTGGTCAGCTGTCCTTCAACACGATCATGTTGGCCCTTATACAGTACATGAAAACGTTAATCCTAAACAAAAAGTACGGCAGTGACGTTATCAACTACCTAACCAAATATGTCCTGCTAATACAAGAATTCGTCACTGAGCTGCAGAAGTTGAATTTAACGGATCAGGAATTTGCCTACATGCGATTATTGTGTGTATTTAATCCCG ACAACATCCTTCAGGATAACGTAAAGAATCAGCACCTGGCAAAGATTCAGGACATGGTACTTACCAGCTTCCGGGATTACTACAAGCACAAACACAGCCGACTAGCGTCCAGCGAAAGTGAGGAGAATATCCGCGGCAACAACGATGATGAAGACGACTACTACGAGTCCAGTCACCAACGGCAGCAACGACAACAGCAGCGACGACTAAGCCTCGAACAGCGGCTTATGATGGTACTGATGAAGTTACCTACGCTGCGTGCCTTGAACTCCAAACGCGACCTAGAGGATCTCTTCTTCAGCAACCAGATCGGTCAGGTGCAGATCGAAAATGTGCTGACATACATTCTGCAGACCAACGACGGGGCCGCCACTTTTGCGGGCTTCGTGCGGAACTATTCCGCCAACATCGCGCTTGGTTCTGGGGGGTCCCAAATGGATAGCGATGACTGA